The DNA window CACCACGACGATCTCACTGGCCGCGCCAGCCTCCTTCAGGCGGATCGCCGCCTCGACGGAGATTTCGTCGAACGGGTTCATCGACATCTTGACGTTCTCGAGCTCGACGCCCGAGCCGTCCGCCTTCACCCTGATTTTCACGTTGTAATCGACAACGCGTTTGACCGGCACCAGTATCTTCATCAACGAGTGGCTCCCAGACGCCCGTGCATCGCGTCTTCGCTGACCGCCCCACCAGGTCCACACCGCGCCCACAATCACCCGGCCCACGGGACCGAAATGCCCGAGCGACAGGCCTTTTGTTGCACGTGCGAAGAACGCTCGCGAACCTAGCTTCGCGGTTTGTTACAAGTCAATGTCGCATTTGGCGCCCGCACCGATGGTGACGGGACCGGAGCGACCGACCTTCAACTACACGACCCCACCCGGACGGTCGAACAGCGGAACGCCACGACGGCGCATGAAAACGACAAGGATCGCGCCGGCAACGAGCCCGCCGACGTGCGCCCACCAAGCCGTCTGATCGCGGGCGATGCCGGTCTCCAGCACCGAGGCGTAAGCCTGCACGAACTGAAACAGGATCCACGCGCCGAGCGCCCAGAACGCCGGGATAGAAAGCGGCAGGACACGCGCGACGAGCACCCAGAGGTGCACCCGGGGATGAAGCATGAGATAGGCCGCGACGCAGCCCGAGATCGCTCCGCTCGCCCCGATGAGCGGCACTTCCGAGCCAGGCATGACATAGGTGTGCAGGAGGCCGGCGAAGATGCCGCACAGCAGATAGAAAACGAGAAAGCCGAAGTGGCCGATCGCGTCCTCGACGTTGTCACCGAAGACCCAGAGGAACAGCATGTTGCCCCCGATGTGCATCAGATCGCCATGCAGGAACATGTAGCTGACGAGCGTCCACAGCTCGGGAACGGGGATCGCATCGAAGCGATCGGCGATCGGCGGGCCGGCAAGCACGTCCGCGACGAGTTCGCCGGGCACGACCGCGAAGGACGCCGCCACGATCGGGCTGACACCCGTCGAGGTCAGCACGAAGATCACCACGTTGAGCGCGATCAGGCCGATGGTGACGTACTGGAACGGAATGACTTTCAGTCGATTGACGTCATGGATCGGCAAGAACACGGCCGCTTGCTCCCTCGATGCCGGGCTCGGACGGGGCCACGATAGGCCCATGCGCCGCTTTGCCCCCGATACCTCCTGGCCCGCCCCCCCTATAGCGACCTCAGGCGCCGTTGTCGCGGGTCTTGCCGGGCACCCAGAGCGTATCACCCGAGCCCTTGGCGTTCACGTAACGGCTGGCCACGAAGAGGAAATCGGAGAGTCGGTTGACGTAATGCAACGCCGCCTCACCGACCGTCTCGCCGGGCTGATCGGCCAGCTCGACCATGCGCCGCTCGGCGCGCCGGCAAACGGTGCGCGCGACATGGAGATGAGCGGCAGCGAGGGTTCCGCCCGGCAGCACGAAAGAGCGCAAGGGCGCGAGGTCGGCATTCAACTCGTCGATCTCTCGCTCGAGGCGGGTCACCTGTCCGGCCAATACGCGCAACGGCTCATAGGCGAGCGGCTCGCCGGTGTCGGGCGTGCAGAGGTCGGCACCGAGATCGAAAAGATCGTTCTGGATGCGCAGCAGCATGGCCGCCAGGGTCGGCCACTCCGCCTCGAGGGTGAGGCGCGCGACACCGATAGCCGCATTGGCCTCGTCGACGGTGCCATAGGCCTCGATGCGCGGATCGTACTTCTTGACACGCCGACCGGTACCGAGACCGGTTTCACCGGCATCGCCGGTGCGGGTGTAGATCTTGTTGAGGACAACCATGACGGGGCTCGCAAGCTCGATTGAAGGGATGTGATGGGATCGGACCGCCGCTGGCGCCGGTGGCCATGGGTTGCGCGGCCCAGGGCGCCGTTCAGCGACCCGAAACGAAAAGGGCCAGCATCAGCAGCAGGATGGCGATGAACTGGAGGCCGACGCGCCAGCGCATCAGCTGCTGGCTGAGGTTGGCGCTGCCGTTGCGCATCATGTTGTAGAGCCCCATCAACAGGACGATGGCGACGGCTCCGACGGCAACGGTCGCAACGGTGCTCATGAACTCTCCTGTGCTGGCGGCGTCACGATCGGGCGGCATCGCGGCGATCGTATGGAACTGCGGCCGGTTCCAGGCAGCGCAGACCGGTCAGGAACGCGCCAGGATGCGGTCATAGATCATGCGCGGCATGTAGCACTTTGCATAGGCCGCGAAATAGGTGGGGAAGGTGACGTAGTAGCGCAGCTTCGGGCGTTCGGCCTCGAGGGCATGAACGAGCTTGGCCAGCACGGCCTCGGGCGGCAGCTTGAAGCGCTGGTTCCCCCCGGCCTCCATGGCGGCGAGCCGTGCCCGATAGCGCTCGGCATGCGGCGAGGAGGCAATCGCGATGTTGTCGCGCAAGGCCGCGAGGGCGGTCGACAGGAAGCGGCTCTCGATGGGGCCGGGCTCGATCAGCGAAACGGAGATGCCCGTGCCCGCCAGCTCGTGACGCATCGCATCGCTCAAGGCCTCGAGAGCATGCTTGGAGGCGTTGTAGGCGCCCCGATACGGTGGCGATATGAAGCCGAGGACCGAGGAGCACTGCACGATGCGGCCAGTGCCGTTGGCCCGCATGGCCGGGATCAGACGGCGCGTCAGATCGTGCCAGGAAAAGAAATTGACCTCGAACTGATCGCGAAGCAGCTCAGGCGTCAGGTCCTCGACCGCCCCAGGCTGGCCATAAGCTGCATTGTTGAAGAGACCGTAGAGGCGGCCGTCTGTGAGTTCGAGTGCGCGCTCGGCGCAGGCCGCGACACTCGCGGGATCGCGCAACTCGAGGGCGATCGACTCGAGGCCTTCGGCCGCGAGGGAAGCGAGATCGGCTTTGCTTCGGGCCGTGGCGAGAACCCGCCAGCCGCGGTTGCGAAGGCCGATGGCGGCGGCGCGGCCGATGCCGGTGGAGCAGCCGGTGACGAGGACGGAACGGTCGGGTGGCTTGGTCATGCGCGCGGTGTATCGCCAGCGGGCGGGCTTGGCTAGAACCGTTGCACGAGGAGGCGTCCAACGGAGACTGGGCGATGACAGGTGGTGGCGGCAAGAGCACGAAGGGCTGGAGCATCGAGAGCATGGCCGCTCAAGGCGGCGGTGGAAGTGATCCCGTGACCGGTGCCGTGGTATCG is part of the Hyphomicrobiales bacterium genome and encodes:
- a CDS encoding cob(I)yrinic acid a,c-diamide adenosyltransferase; the encoded protein is MVVLNKIYTRTGDAGETGLGTGRRVKKYDPRIEAYGTVDEANAAIGVARLTLEAEWPTLAAMLLRIQNDLFDLGADLCTPDTGEPLAYEPLRVLAGQVTRLEREIDELNADLAPLRSFVLPGGTLAAAHLHVARTVCRRAERRMVELADQPGETVGEAALHYVNRLSDFLFVASRYVNAKGSGDTLWVPGKTRDNGA
- a CDS encoding twin transmembrane helix small protein, with the translated sequence MSTVATVAVGAVAIVLLMGLYNMMRNGSANLSQQLMRWRVGLQFIAILLLMLALFVSGR
- a CDS encoding rhomboid family intramembrane serine protease, with the protein product MFLPIHDVNRLKVIPFQYVTIGLIALNVVIFVLTSTGVSPIVAASFAVVPGELVADVLAGPPIADRFDAIPVPELWTLVSYMFLHGDLMHIGGNMLFLWVFGDNVEDAIGHFGFLVFYLLCGIFAGLLHTYVMPGSEVPLIGASGAISGCVAAYLMLHPRVHLWVLVARVLPLSIPAFWALGAWILFQFVQAYASVLETGIARDQTAWWAHVGGLVAGAILVVFMRRRGVPLFDRPGGVV
- a CDS encoding SDR family NAD(P)-dependent oxidoreductase; its protein translation is MTKPPDRSVLVTGCSTGIGRAAAIGLRNRGWRVLATARSKADLASLAAEGLESIALELRDPASVAACAERALELTDGRLYGLFNNAAYGQPGAVEDLTPELLRDQFEVNFFSWHDLTRRLIPAMRANGTGRIVQCSSVLGFISPPYRGAYNASKHALEALSDAMRHELAGTGISVSLIEPGPIESRFLSTALAALRDNIAIASSPHAERYRARLAAMEAGGNQRFKLPPEAVLAKLVHALEAERPKLRYYVTFPTYFAAYAKCYMPRMIYDRILARS